In Clupea harengus chromosome 12, Ch_v2.0.2, whole genome shotgun sequence, the sequence atagacacgATGGGTTGTGCCATCTGCACTCAGCTCGTGGACATGTGTAGGGGGTTCACATGGAAGAGGGGTCGGAGCGCCAGGCCAGCGGTCGCGGAGGTGCCCCCCCTGGAGTACCACCGGCTCTCCGGCCTCCActacacctcctccttctccgaCGCAGAGGACTGCTGCGATGACCTCAGCTCCATCAGCACCTCCTCGTCCTCTGATTACCTAGAAACTGAATACTTGGCTGATTTGGAGGAATGACACACAGGCTTGTGACACTTGTCATTTGCATCATATGCACTTCACTTGAATAAATGATTAAGATGAAAACTAAGAACTGGGTTGGGTTCATTTCTGGTGTATGTGCGACTACTGTACTGAACAAAACTATTCCAGTGGATTCTCCGTGGTGGTAGTGGTTCTTTTCTGGTAATAGTGCTCCAACTaagaaatgttttgtgttttactcATGAAACTAAATCTTTGTCTACACTTTCCTTTACACATGTAGAAACAGCTTTCCAGACAAGGCCTCTATTATGCCTGAGGGAAGCAGGCCAGGGTGGCTTTCCCAAAGCCTTTAGAACGCTACGTCATTTGTGAATCATACCTTAAGCTGTACATCAACGTTTTGAGGTGTTTCACAGAACGTCCTTAGCTATAGGTATACCTTCTCTAAGAGATACTTTTCTAAGGTCAGCCAGGACCACTTTTAGCTATACCTTAACAAGCATTTTAGAGCCTAATAATGTTGCGTTAGAGTCTGGATGTATGCACTGGCTGTGATGTAAGACCAAGATACGCGCtacattacattttgtgcttcattaaataaaaagaaaaaaacatcagtaTGAATTATTTAGCCTTTAATTTTGAATCTCTTGCAAATACAAATCTATGAGTAATATCTAGCCTACAGCCGTCATTATTTGGGAACTTGTTTATATTGGCTTTTGATTTTGCtctttctaataatgatcaccTGAACTCCAATCTGAGTCATACCCATCATACTCATCTCAGGCATGCTCAAACCTACATGAATGACAGTAATCAATTCCAGAAAAATGGGTTTGCCCTCTTAAAGTATACACAAGAAGGTTCCTTTTAAGGGAACTCTCAAGAGATGGTATGATAATGATTCGCCCTCCTAAAGTatacacaagaaaacacaagaaAGGTTATCTTAAGGGAACCCTCAAGAGATGGTTTGAGAATGATTCGCCCTCCTAAAGTATACACAAGAAAGGTTCTCTTAAGGGAACCCTCAAGAGATGGTTTGGGAATGATTCGCCCTCCTAAAGTATACACAAGAATTATCTTAAGGTGGTTAAGAGATGGTTTGGGAATGCATAGAACAGTAAACAACTTTAGTAAGGTATACCTTTCAAGTCTTCGTAATATGCTAAGAGACACTATTATTGGGAAACCCACCGCAGAATAGTTTATCAAGGCCTCCTAAATTAGATGATTAACACCAGATTAGCTAGTCCTGGATTAATGATGTTATTCCAAATCTGCTAAATCAGCACAATATTTTGATTGTACAGTTCcttgtttttacttttcataGTAATAACCTAAAATGTATATCCTAAATTATATCTACACTATCTAAATGCTATCATTTCTTGATGAAAAATGGACTCCCCAAACTGACGTGATGTTTTTCCAGTGACCTAAAGAGTCACCCAAGGTGGCCTCACAATGCTCGCTCACATAGTCCTTTGGGATAAAAGTGGAGGCTGTATTTTTTCTGACAGAAATTACAACATGTATTCATGAGGATTAAGTGATTTTGGGTTACTTCTGTTTTGAATATGTCAGTTTAGGAGtaatttatttaattacaaTGATTAATGTGTCATTTGACAAATTACATTAAACTGAAGGTAAACCTGTCCCTAAGAAAATACAACAAACCATAACCACACTATAAGATACAGAAACTGCAGCAATAGTCAGAGATTCAGTTAGTATTGATTCAAGGAGTAGGGAACACCTGCTAGTAGTGTTTTGAAATGCCAAAGTATGTTTTGTATTAGGCTACAACTTTCtcttcattacatttacatgtagtcatttagcagacgcttttgtccaaagccacgtacaaaggagagaacagtcaagctacgagcaatagaaacctggtgtaacaataaatactactttacataagaaatagaagaaactaaatagaaaagaaaaataagtgcaggaatgtaactgttgtaagtgcaagttaagcgctagtcgaAGTggcagttaggaagggaggtgcttcATTGTACATGTTTTCATTGTAAATCTTAATTCAATAATGAAACAGGGCAATTTTAGAAAGTAAGTTTCATTAGATCTCAACAAACTGCTAATAATTCCATTGTAAGCCTGTCTGTTTATTGTACAACAAACAGCAAGGCGTGAGCACACCCGTCATGCTCCAGAGGCCAACGTGACTAGTTCAGTTCATGATTAGATTCATGAAATATCATGCTTGGTCAAGAACACCACCCTCCAAATAAATGCAGACGAAACTGAGAGTGCCGCCTCCCTGTGACATGATCCAACGCATTTAATTTACAAAGGAAAATACGTCACTTCGCCCAAAGTAAATCTTTTGAATCGGAATCTTTTGAAATGTCACCGCATAGCGTGCACTGTAAACGCGCTCCATCTGAGTGTGGTATAGCGCAAATTCCAAAGATTCCACGCCCGCAGGGTAAAACGGCACACACCCCGAATATTTTATGAGTAGACCCGGatctcatatttattattttttttattttttttattacaaaagCAAGAATAAAGACAGGTCAGACATGTATCCATCTTTCATTCTAATCGTGCATTGAATCCCTTGAAAAAATATGGTATGATGCAAGTATGTTTTGGGCCAGTCAAGCAGCAGATCTACTTCACACTACTTGGAACGCACGTATTTTGTGTAAGCAGGAGACACATCGCAACAGTTACAGGCAGGGTTGAACTGCTAATCTGGCATAATCTGGGGCCGATGTGATTTAATTTatcacttatttatttttttaaattttggCCAACGACCAGGGACAGCAGCACACTGATTCACTGGGCTAGGCTGGTCCTATCACATCTCTTAAGAAGCCTGTGCGTTCTTTTAACCTGTCGACCCGCGGGATGTATTGGACCAAAGCCCTTTTCTGCACATCATactttcaaacacaaactcaattTTTCCATTAAACATAGCACCAGACGTAGCCTTCTGCTGCAGTGACGTAGAGTATTTATGGAAGAACCAATCAAACCCGTCATCCAGAGGAGTCCCCACCatggacgttttttttttacggaaCGGGGCCTACACCAAAGACTTGTACTTGTAATTTTTTAtccacaaaatgaaaatatCTGTTACACTTGGCACCCCATATGATTTGCAGTCCACGATAACACCAGACAGATGGTAAGCTATACTTTTTAACAACGTCTGTTAATACATAACACATTTCACTTTTTTACTTGGTTCACTTTTCGTGAAGACTTTCTCTTACTCTGCAAACGTCGACTCTTTTtctgccgtctctctctcctcgatTATCCAATAAAGGATCGTTATAAAGGTTAGCACACTCATGAGACATTATACATTGAACATTTATAGATGATTGTGGGATGACTCTGGGAGCAGTGTGACAGGCGAGCATTCAAGCACAATTCAATGCAGGTTGGTTTTTAAAACGAGACGATTGCGATAGATTTAAAGGTCTGTGCGTACACAATGTTTAATAAATTAAACCCTTGGTCACAGGGCTTTTCGTTGGTGGTATCAGGTggtaactagctagctaattgcAATAGCAATATGTGAAGGCTATGGATTGAGGGCTAagctttttcaaaaagaaaagttATGAATGCAACGAGGCGCATGCGAAGCTAGAGGGGAGGTGAAGGAAGTTATCTCCTGTTTCTGACCATTTTGAGCAAGGTAAAAGGGCATTACATGAGATAAATCTTTGGACACAACTGTAATACATGGTATCCTAGTCTAAAATCGATCTCCAGACAGCACCCTTTATAGACCTTTACTTTCTTTAAAAACTCGTAAATGTCTTCTCCATTATCAACACGAGTTTGTGGGTAGCCTACCCAATGGCGATGCCCATGTCCTGTGAATCAGTCACCCCGGACCCCCACCCTACATGAACGTTTTCAACTCCTAGCAACGACCCTGggcgagcgcacacacactcactttcactgCCGCGGTTGTATTGAGGCGTCATGATTTATCATAAAATTGGGCACGTGTCCAAAGAAAAAGTCCACATTACACAATAAGCGCAACCCCCTAGGACATGCTTAGCAAACAGTGAACTCCGTATTAAAACTGCAGATTGTGTAAATTTGTAACCTACAAATATCTAATTGCTTACTCGCAACAGGAAATGGAAGACTTTGAAAAAACTTTGTGGGGACTATGAGGATGCCGAGGGGTGCCCGCGGTTAGTGTATAAAGAGCGTGCGCTTCACGGAGCGTCATCATTCCAAGTCCAATAGCCTTCGGTCAAGATGTTAAGGAACGAGGTGTTCGCGTGTTTTGTTTTCTACGGCACGATGCTACTCTTAAAGATGTACACACTGGCAGTTATTACTGGACAAGTACGACTGCGGAAAAAGGTGGGATATAATGCAATTTTAAGCTTGTTAACTATAACCTCCTTACGTTGCATGTTGTTAAAACTATATCACAACCCTAAATTATGAATAGACGTTTTAATGGTATAAgatattcttcttcttcttcttctcttctattTATAAATATCTTTCTGGATGACAACTTTAAAAACTGTACTTATTTCCGATTTACAAGCAGTTATTCATCCGAAGTTAATGGTTACACGTTTACCCTTCAATTAACTAATCACTTAATCACTTATACAGCCTATATGTAACCCAAAACAATTCATTTGTCCTTttttccattgtactgaatgTAATGTTGAATTATCTTGGTGATTGAGTTGCTTAAAGGAAAACTTGTTCCTCTTTGCCTCTCTGACAGGCTTTTGCAAACCCAGAGGACGCTCTCAGGCATGGAGGAATAGAATTTTACCGGGAAGATCCATACGTGGAACGGTGTTTGAGGTGAGTTCTCAGAAAATGGGAACAAATGTTGCTACAGCTTAATTggaagatttctttttttttttggctgacATTGGGCTTGTGAATTCCTTATTTACTGCGTAAGACATCTGTTTTGCTCTCCtgggagtgtgtgctgtgcatgtgttgtCGTAGCATGCAGGAGAAAGATCTTTAAGGCATGGGGGGTTAGGCAGACATCTGTTTTCCTACCACtgaagactctctctctctcagaaacacaccacagcactcagAAACATAAACATGGAAGATATTGCATTGGCTTGGCTGACATGCAAAATAAACACTGAAAGTGTTCAATTTTGTGCTAAAGTGATCTCTTGTTTTAAACTACATCTGGCAGTGAACAAACGCACCTCTGCAGGTGTCCCTGTTTTGCCAATCAGTATCTCTGTTCATTCTCTGTCCCAAGTGCCTCCTACTTCTGAGATCccggagagaaagggagagggagagggagatagaaaatCTGTGTTAACATGTGCATGTAAGACACCAATGCTGTTCCATGCatccatgtatgtgtatgacatGAGTGCATGCAATGGTATGTCTGTGCCTAGGTGTATACATGCTGCAATGGATGTGCAGGGTGTAGCAGTTTCTGGTTAGGATAATATTAGTTTATACTTACTGAGAGGAAACTTAGTCTCTAGGGTATCATAGTCATTGTCTGGATCAGGGGAGGTTATTACCCAGAGGTGCTTGTGTTCTCTCACCTCTCATGCAGCCACAGAAAAAGGTCTCGGCAGGGCTAGTACAATGGGGCCCCCTGCTTCCTTGGCAGACATGTGCAGAGGAAAGAAGATTGATATCACTCCGGCGATAAGCGgcatccattttttttcccgCGAGGCAGACAGGTTGTGCTATGAGGCAGATTTAGCTGACAGGTCTGAACAGAAACGTGTTGggtagagagggatgaagggtaGTGTCTTAGCATAGCTTAGTGTGTTTGAAATGCTCCCATCCAAAGCACTTCTGAATAATGTGAAAACATAGaggtgactgtgtgcatgttaaTCCGTTTGGTTGATCTGTGCATTTGTAATATCGGTGTAGTAGGCGTATGCAGAAAGAGGAGGGCATATGGAATGTTTAGGGTATGGCGGGGAAGGTATGGAGACCGATAGACTGCACAGGAAAAAAAGATAAGCAcagctgagagaaagtgagaagctGAGAGTGTGTTTCCACACAAGGTTCCACAAGAGTGTGTTCTTTACCACAGGAAGCTGGACATAATGCTATAATGACTGGGGCAGGCTAGGCGGTTCAGGAATCGCAATGGCAAGAAGGTCATGAGGGGGTTGTTCCGTAAAAGTGAAAGGGCTCTGGGATGAGGCAGGAATTTCACTGCTGGTCCTGAGTCAGTGATGATCACTCATCAGGCTTATGCACGGCAGGATATGTTTGACGTTTTAGATTGTTCtaggtttttttgtgtgtgaatccGGTGCATGGTACTCCATGGTACAATTCTCAGCGAGGAATATTACTGTTGCTCTGGCCCCTGTTCAGGTTGAGTCAGACACCCCACAGTTTCACAACTCTTAAAATGAAAACCAGATGTtaccctggctgtgtgtgtgtacgtatgttgTGTGGTATTccttatacaaaaaaaaacgtatccAAGACTTTATGTAGGACGCAGTGTATATGTTTCACTTTCTGAACTGTCACTGTCGATGAGAGGAGTTCTAATAGAAACTTGCTTTATTCCTCACACTTTCCCTGGCTAAATATTTGGAAATGTTGTTTATGTCTGAAATGAGGAATTTGAATGATCACTGTGGTGaaaatgttgtgtgtacatAGTGAACATTGCATTTGTTAATGTTTATGCATTTTTGAATTACTACTGTGATCTAGCGTTGGTGTCTTGGATGACCTTCCTGGAGTGTTCCTGACATGGTTTTAACTTGtgatatttcttttcttttttcttgtgttttcttCTCATTCTCAGAGCACATCGCAATGACATGGAAAACATctaccccttcctcttcctgggCGCTATCTACTCCATGATTGgtccctccctgtctgtggcAAGAGGTCATTTCCTGGTCTTTTTCCTGGCCCGTGTCATGCACACCCTCGCCTACCTGTTTGCTCTCACAGCGCCAACGCGGTCGCTGTCCTACATCGTCGGCCAGTTGCCGTGTGTCTCCATGGCGATTCAGATCATCATTGCTGTGGCTGCATACGCATGACATCTCAAATCCCTGGGACAGGATCCCACCCCCCTTTGTACTAACATCTTTGATTGGAGGACTACCTGTGACGGGATTCCACCCCCTTTGTACTAACATCTTTGATTGGAGAACAGTTCTGCTGGATGATAAGCTGAAGATCTCCCCAGTGGTCGGACACTTCACCACACTACGAAGCAGCAGATCTTGCTACCATTATTAGACCTGTGATTATGCTAGCCTGTGATGTTAGCTACATTCGCAGTATATCAACCACTGCTGTATGAAGAGTCCTTACAGGTCATTTGAAGAAAATATAATGATATATGTTTGGTTTTTTTTAGATTTCATAGCTTCAATGCAATGGATATGAAGGTCGTTTTAATCTTCTCCAATACAGTATTTGTGTTTCAGCACTCCGAACAAGTCATTAGACTGGGTACTGGGAGTTCATGTTCTTCAAGGTGCCAGCATGACCATGTGTTTCCTGTCAACCTGTTTACAATGCACTCAACCACCCTGCTATGGAAACTCACTAAGCCCATAAATGGGCAGTTAGCCTACTGGAGATGTTGACACAGCCCCTAACCCCCTGCCTTTGTGTTTTGGGGCTGCTTGGTTTGGCCTGTGAAGAATTCCCTTTGAGTTTCAGTGGAGCATTCAACCCCCAttccctgcatacacacacacacacacacacacacacacacacacgtgcgtttCCTCTGCTGACTGGCTGTAATCATGACATGAGACTGAATCACTGGAGACAGCTATGGTGCTCATAGGCTACATGCTGGGCCTACAGTACTGCAAGGCCATGTAAGGTTTTGGATGAACCATTTTGGATTCCTCCCACAAGAATGAGCCCGACTGTCACCGTGCTGTGTCTGAATGGACACTGAAACTCTCAACCTGGCAAAATATTGATGTTGCTGTGTTGGTGTAAATGTGTTAGGGTCTGTGGTTCAGTTATGAAGAATCGAGCCTTTATAAATACCATTCCCATTTCACTCAACCTCTACTGTGCCTTAGATTGTGAAAGATTTAAGAAATGAAAAGACTGAACTAATTCTGTAAATCATCCTGCATttaaattaatgtatttatgtggTATAAATAACGGTTAAATTATTTCGATTTTTTTAAAACCTGTAGTTACCTTGTTATGCATAACTGTGTTGAATGTAAAGAGAACTAATAGCTCCTGTTACATAggtatttaaataaaaaaatgacattttaaaaagtgaaaGGAGATTTATTTTTGCTCTCTGTCTTATCTGGGTCCATAAGAATGATGTAGGATACAGTGCACCATGATGCATAAACCAAAGCTCataggctttgtgtgtgttggtgtgtgtttcataagAGGGTTCTTCCTAATTGGAATGTTCAGTCGAGGTGCAAGCTCTTTATGTTCAGTATTTAGACACGGTTACTAGCCCTGGGTTGTTGGGCATTCACAGAAGTGAACACAGTGCGCGGAGACTTGTCAAGATGAATTTTTTCCACCTGGCTGGGCGGTGAAGGCGGATGAAAGGGTCACTTTGACCTCCACTGTTTGTCTCGGAGGTTCGGCACCGGCGTACGAGGAGGCCGGCATTCCAGCATACCTCTGCCAGTTATGGAGCAGGGAAATATTAACCCACTCTTCACCTTCCGGGGTGCAGATCATCCATtggtcatgtttgtttttcctcccaCATCACACCTCGTTATAACATGAATGTTATGCCCTCACAGTGAGATGGCTGTTTAGAATGCTAGGTCAAAAGAAAATCAATTAAGGCAAAAGGGTATTTCTATCCGCaggcaagtgagtgagtgagtggtagTGTGGAGTCTTAGAATGAATGACGGGAAACATGCCCCAACCTGCCATGACTGACAGCatatgcgctctctctctctgtgtgtgtgtttgtgtgtgtgtgtgtgtgtgttggtatttatAGGGCAATTTTTTgccacagtatgtgtgtatctgcacaTGAAAGTCAGACactaaaaacaaaaggaaatagGAAGTGAGGTTAGAACGGACAGAATGTTGCCTGATTCATTTCACCGTCATCATGTTTGACCATACCAATAGGAGTATGGTGTTAATACAGATAGCCCTGAGGGTGCTGTCTTGGTTCTTTGTGGATTAGAGGATTAGAGTTCTCTCTTCACATGTGCATTAGGGTGTGAAGTTCACTGAAAAGGTATCTGTTGGTGGTCGCTCAGATTGCAGTGACGTTCACTAAAAGCAATATCTTATGTCGTCATTGTTGCCAATGCAGATTGTTCCTTGTCTTTGTGAAataatgtgtatttatttaattatactgtatatattatagAAGTGTTAATTCAAACAAAATGTTCTTGAAATGTGTGGCTACGTTCAAACATGTTTTTAACGCAGAATTTTAAGAATTTTCATAAAGGCTTCAGTCGGAGGTACATTCAAGACAACAGTGACTGGGTAATTGTTTCAATTTAAAGTTTGGAAAGAATTCTTACCCCTTCATATACCAGGGTCAGTGCATCTATGTAcatacatttttctcttttgccATCAGTGGGGATTTGAATGGGATGATACAGTGACATAGGCTACTGTCCCTAGACTCCTGCATATGTTTCTGGTTTTGGGTAGAACATAAGTGGGTATCTTCATTCATAAGTTACCatctcattattattattgatttattactcctattatttttttaattgtacCAATGTTTGAGGCCTTGGTTGTGCTTAAGAAAGTGTGTATAATAATGAAATCAATAGCATTCAGATGCTCGTTTTCATCTGAATATACCAGAAGTGTTGGCTAAATCAAACAGCCTCCATATTTTGCATTGACTTGCTATACCACACTGCAGAACTTTCAAATGACGTTGTAGGATTAAAGTCTTCCATAAAGTTCAAGGAGTTAAACAAGCCATCAAATAACTGCGATGTTGAGACATGAAGACATAAATGTAACAGGAGTCATCCATTTTGGACTTCCGTTAATCACGTTCTCAGGTTTCTCAGTTCTCAGTGTCTTTAGGGCACAGGCAGTTAAGATCCCCAGTGAAGGCTTTACTTTCTATTGGTGGCCAACACACAGCTTGGGACTAGAGCAAAAAAGCAGTAAACCCAGTGAGCAATTAGGCTGGCTGTGCTTGGGTCTGGTCAGCTGCAATTAGAACCAATTTAAAAGTTTGGAAACGTTTTTAGAAAATGTGCTGAACTGCCTGCCCTCTGTTCTGCACAGACCTGGGGTTTGTGTAGTTAACAGAGTCACTATAGCCTGCTATGGGCATTGACATGGTGATGGGCAATGTGGCACGTAGGCTGTGTGCTTAATTGACTCTGGACTGAACTATCTATGGAGCCTTTCAGACGCATTATTCCAGCTCACTAATGACATGAACTGATTCAAAAGGATATTATCGTCAAATGGAAACTTGGCTGAGGCtaaaaagatatttttttttatcagagcaAGTCTATCATGGATGGGAAATGTGACGCACAGAGTAGAAAGGAGATAAAGGGTTTTAGATGTTCAAGAGGCGAGACCCTCCGAGAGAAAGATTGATCAAGTTTACAGAATGCAGGAAAAAAACGATTTAACTTTTTTTCACAAACCATTTCCCACTTTCCTTCCTGAAAGGTGTGATTTTAATGcgtcctgtggtcctgtggtaGGTCGCTGTTGCCGCAAACTGGTATTATCTAATCTGTTTTACTGCTAATGTAAACTGCTCTGTCAGGAAGGCAGTTGGCTTGGAATCTTGATTTACTCAACAGAGGCCAAAGACTGCATTAGCACCGGCCTGGCTTCAGCTGAGGTCTCCATGGAAACGGGCCAAAGctaaacaaagaacaaaatgagagggggaaaggacTGGATTATTTAACCCCAGTAAAACATTTGCACAATACAACGTAAATCGTAATAGTTTGAGAAACATAACTGCATTTCTTTGGAATGGTTTAAAGGAAGTCATTATTTTACTGTTTTCATTCCGTCTTGCTATCCGGTGTGTTCAACATAAACAAGAGTGTTTGTTGTCCTGTTAGGTGGGTGAATGTGTATGcccacatatgtgtgtgggggtcaagTATTTTTAAAGACGCAATGTTGGGAGGAGGGTGACGAAATGCTGGTACCCGGTCAGAGACCTtgacaaacctttttttttctgtttatcaTCTTCCAGATGCTGATTCACAACCTGAACTTGTTACATAGTTTTACTTGTCAAAAAACAAAATCCTTTCTAAAGTTACAACAGTAATAATGATTCTGTAATTCTGAAGGCAGGAGGCAGAAGTGTGAGTCTTTTTCTAAGCATTTCATTGCTTAGAAACAAAGAATTAAGACACAGGATTACAACTTTAGGGGTTACATCTTTATAATATTAGATCTGAAAAAATATATTATAGTATATTTGACAACATATTACACCGTAAAGGTGCAGGCCACAGTTCTAATCTAATATACTTATTGTctaattcagtgaattgctcctcacagccCTCTAACTgtccagtcagtgtgtgtgcttaggtgtttgtacacagtcctagcactgtaaatgggaaacaaatatAGTGGCCCGGAATGAACAGTTCCAGTTAATAAACATTCTGGAGCACGGAATGGAGgggtgcaatttgattggctgttaagctcaaatatcaaccacctttcaccagaatcacgaCTGCATCTTTAAAGCAGTGGTTATGGATTCAAACTTAGGGATTTATGGTTGCAAGAAAAAACAAATCACAAtacttaataaatatatataattgtaACCTAGGCCTAATACCTGGACATATAATCATGATAATTCCTGTCTATTAGTATTAACAGAGGTGGTCGTTTTAAGAGCAGCAACCGTAGTTATAGAGACAAAAGTAAACTGTGAAAAGTCGGGTAGAATGCAATGTTTTGGTTTAGGTTCTGCATGTGCTATGATCTGGCTAGTGATTGACCACTATGCACAACTGTCATGACTACTGTATTTTGATTGGCTCAGGGTCAGgtcaaaaggggaaaaaaagagcttATCTGACAAGAAGTGGGTGGAATTGTCGCGAGATGGCCAGAGAGCCGTACTATTATCTTTGTCTTCACTTTTCCAGGAAATAATGAATTATCTCTAGTTTTGCTTAAGGTTTCTTGCTGATTAACAGGacgtttttccttgcccctgtcaccattgtgcttgctctaagggggttcagggcctgggctctgtaattgttttggcactatataaataaaattgaattaaattgaattgaattaaaataaagaaaacttcTGGTTTGCTCAGTTATTATTTATATTGTCAATTGACAAATATAATATATCAGTGAGAGTTAAATAACAAACCCCATAGCACCCCATTAGGCTGGAGTGAGATAGCCACTTTGAAACTCAGCCAATGCATACAGTAGCTGGCCAAAAGCTTCACTCAACAGATGATGAACTCTATGAGAGTGGGGCTGTGAAGGCCTTGAAAAAAGAGGTGAGAAAGTTGAGAGAGCAGCTTAAAGTCATGACTGTTTGTCCAGCCACAGCAACCACTGAGTGGCCCACTCACCAGCAGACTCCAGTGAGACGGGCCAGTGAAGACTCCTGTTGCCGTTGTGGTGAGGATGGGTGTGTTGCAACTTGGTGCAGAGCTCCTGAGGACCCACAGAAGGTTGTCCAAAAGTTCATTGAAACGCAGCGCAAAggcagagacagcaggagaggacaAAGGGGAAGAGATGCGCCATCCATTCCATTCCAGCTGGCACCGTTATCGCACACCTCCATGTTGACGATACTGTGACTGAGCCCAAGGAAGTGGAGTCAAAGTCCACTGCAAGAATGATACCGCCCTGATTAATTGAACGAGACTCCCCTGTTCCTGAAGAGTGGAAGGCTAGGCTCCCCAGGAAGctggttgtatagcctttttcactctggcagggggac encodes:
- the ptges gene encoding prostaglandin E synthase, giving the protein MLRNEVFACFVFYGTMLLLKMYTLAVITGQVRLRKKAFANPEDALRHGGIEFYREDPYVERCLRAHRNDMENIYPFLFLGAIYSMIGPSLSVARGHFLVFFLARVMHTLAYLFALTAPTRSLSYIVGQLPCVSMAIQIIIAVAAYA